The nucleotide sequence AGTGTTGTGTTCATTCTAAAGATATTACACTTCAGGGAGGACATTAAAATGTTGGAAAGAATTCGTGGAACGGCTACCAGGATGATACCTTGGAAGCAACAATTTAATAGGATAGTTTGAGATATCTGTAATTATTttccatgaaaacaaaacatttagaggggatatgattgaagtgtttaaaatttttaatggaatTCGTAGTCAATgcattatcttttttatttaatagcgAGAATAGTCGGACCAGGAGGCACGAATATAGATTTTAAAACGGTAGGAATCATCTctaactaaaacagttttatatttctaacaaaGCAGATGACCTTTCGATGTGgtgtttgtaataaatacaaaggaaTTTAAGGGGacgcttgataaatatttaagtgatgaatttgtttgtttttgtatgaaattaagcacaaaaccacacaatgagctatctatgttctgctcaccagggtatcgaaacctggtttctggaggtgtgagtccacagacatgctgctgaGTGATGAAGATactttttggtatttttttctatgtttggTATAGTTTAATATGGTTTAGTATAGTATCGTCTAACTGGACCGACATGTCCATTGTTATTCTTAAATTtcataatatgttataataatataatttttcagtgCAATTTGTGTACCTGAAGATTATATCTTGAAGACATATTACGTTTTCTAcatactttgttaaaaaaaattgtttattcattttgtaagcgtgtgtggttttttttttatagcaaagccacatcggaccacctgctcagtccaccgataggaatcaaacccctgattttattttgtaagcagTTCTAGCAGAAACACGTGGTCCAACAAGTCGTTAAGATTACCATGTTTAAGCTGCTTTGTTCTCTACATTGTATGTTGTCCGAAAAGACATCGCAAAAACATTCTGGTGAAAAAGAATTATCGACAATAATGTCCTTTGCTGGCCAATTCAATACTGTCAGTATGTTATAGCTGACTGATACTACAAGATAACACTACCAACTATATAAAAAATCTAGTTTGCTTGTTAAATTTATGCACACtttcttatttcagtttttacttgGAGGTTAACAAGTGTAATacagaatttaataaataattaaaatcaacatttctcattcacacaattttaaaaacttatttaaagcCGTCGACGGCTTCTACTTTAAAAATGTGtagtaaatgtataatgtttagaAGTCGTCTTCAGgagttagttttgttttgattgtttgttttgaatttcgcaaagctactcgggggctttctgtgctagccatccctaatttagcagtgtaagactagatggaaggcagctagtcatcaccatccaccgccaactcttgggctactcttttatcaacgaatagtgggattgaccgtaacattataacgcccccacggctgaaaggccgagcatgtttggtgcggccgggattcgaatccgggaCCCTCGGCTTATGAGTTGAACGCCTTGGAAatacttggccatgcagggcccattCTTCAGGACTTATCTGGAAtacattgtaatttatatatttttttcctgtaATGTGATACTAAGTTACCTTTTACACTTACATGATTCTTTACTCAACTTTTATATTATCTCATGTCCAAGGtccttattttttgtttgtttgtttaatacttttttctcttttaaactttattatttgtagtaattCTTTGACATTTAAAGCTGTAATATTACAAGGTTGAggtaaaactgtaatttatttttttacagttttgtgttGTGTTCTTTTTAAATGTTCTGCAATAGcaaagttttctattttattatttttacgtaGCGTTTATGTTCCTGtggtttgtattttactttttttttctaagtgtAGTCCAATTTGAAAATGAGCATGTTTCGTTCAACAGAAGTCTATctcaacagaaataaaatttgtgtAACTAATGACAGTCCAGTAAACGTCAGTGTTTCGATTATATTTCGTAGTAGTTATTGTGCTAAATTTGTTAAATGTGTGCAGTTTCATTGTTCCATACACACTAAGGAAACccagtaaagttttaaaacacataTTACTACCCTTATTACCTGAACGAATCTGCGGTTACTAATGAATCTAACTAATTGATTATTATCGGAAGATTAGTTTTCACTTGAGAATATCATTAAgaattataatgtattaaatcGACAGTTTTCTCTATGACGTAGGTCTGTCTTATCTCTTTTGATTTAATTAGTGTCCAAGATTACTGATGACGAGTGGAATTCTCCGAAACTAGAATAACCCAGGaataatgtatctcaagacggctgacaTGGGTATGAAAACTTAATAAACAGGTCAACAACTCTTTGTTAAGAatgtctaaacgttgttctctactctattttaataagaagttttaatacccatatcagccgtcttgaaatGCGCttctacttcaagtgggtttttcgttatCACAAACCCAATAACACATATTGATCAAAGTGTACATTGAACTGGACCTACTTTGAACATAGACTTCGAGatgaaacaatttcaaaataataagtttGCACCATACTGTGATCAAAACCATGTTTTCAATCTCTAttcaactgaaaattaaaatgcaCTTGAATCATAATGATGTTTTGTTCTCGTTGATAACAATCAGCCTccaaatacagaaataatatgaaattaagaaTTGTCTTAACAAGGCTGTAACCAATTCGAATATCACATAATATTTCCAACGGTACAATCATTATTTAAGCAGTCTTTCCAATCAGTTGTAGCACGTGTGTTTTATTGATAAAGAtgaataaatatctaaaaatcgtataaatatatacaataacatttttaGAGAGCGCTTTAGACGGCTGAGTCGACACTCGATGTTGTGTTAGTATGAGAAGTGGTAAGTGTTGTAACGTAATTTTCTCAATGCGATAAgtagttttttctttttatacttttttcttattaattattaCGTTACTACTTGTATTAGTGTAATAGTTAGGAGGATAGTTGAACCCAAATGACGTCGTGTTTAAATGTGGGATTAGGAGACTGTCAGGATGATCTTGATATAAAAGGAGAGATTGATTTCGATTTTTTTGATGCTCCGGAAAAATCTAAGTCATGGGAAGGCAATCCAAACAGTGAAAGTGGAAGACCACAGACGTTAGAGATTGAACATTGTCTTCTGTCGCACAGTAATCATAAACTGCCTGGAGAAAAAAGTACAGTGGCAGAAgctcaaaatgaaataaatccGTCATACTGGGAGTGCGATACTCTGGATTACAACGAAAGTGTAGGAGCTGTTTCAAAATATGCAAGTGGATACTTCCATAGTCATTCTGAAGCATGTGGATGCAACGTTTTATCTTGTCCAAGATTTTCAACATCTGAGGATTTGGATGCAAGTGGAAgcttaagaagaaaaaaagtaattgaGACAATTATTCCATGCCCCTGTGAACATGACTGTTTAAATGCACAACAGAATTCAGATCTATGCAGAGCAGCAAGAATTGGTTGTGAATTATGTGTATGCATCTCACCTCATAAATGTGTTAGTAGTGATAccaaggataaaaataaatatgagaatACTGACAAAACTGATAGAGCTTCCCCCACATCTAGTCTGTCAACAAGTGATTCAGATGATTTTGCATCTGAAGATTCCTTGGATGGACTGTCTGAAAGTGATTCAATTACTGATGTCACTCCTTTAAGCTCACCCTATTGGTGTGATAGCCCTCTTCCACAGTGTAAATCATATAAATGCTTACCTTGTGAAACTAACGAAAGTGAACAAACTAAAGAAAGTTATAGAGAAGGACCATCAAATGAGCAggttattaaaaaacaagaaaatgttaagttttctGAATCTCAAGATTGGCAAAGTGAGAATCTCCAAGAATTGGATGAGCTCAATCAAGTGGTTGAAGCACTTCAGGCACTAGAAACtagaaataaaagaacaaatataaagGAGAGAAACTGTGTGACCCCACCTGTtttgaaaggaagaaaaaatatGTCATTTTCAAACCAGCAAGTTCATCAGATTGATCAGGAAAATCAGCGCCTCTTACGAAAAATATTAGCTCAACAAAACAGGTCAAAAGCTCAGTGTGGAGCTGGTTCACGGCCAACATATACAGCATCATCTGCTATTAATAGGAGGAGGCAACAACGACAAATTGAAAGTGATAACTTGGTTAGTAtatctctctaaactaaactttTTCAAAGTTATATTATTTCTGGTTGGCAGTTGAACCACATCCATCATTAAGTACACAGTAGTAAGCTAATATGAATTTTGCCTCTCATTAATAGGCATGAGAAAGCAtgagaaataactacaataatGGAAACTGTCACTAAtctcaataaaaaaatattgaaaaatgcaCATAATAgcattattttgaattattttaaatcctaaatataaattaatgaacaGTGAACTTGTGCCTACAAATAGAGCATTATTTTGAAGGATATTTGTGAATATGTTTtcttgaatataaatataattatttatacggTTTGTGCtagttattttaattcttttcctTTCTCTGTTACATATCTTTTATTATCTAAGTAGGTTTTTAATTTTCAGATGCTTTTGAAACGACTTGAATCTGCCAAACCCAGTGCACACCTAAGTCGTACCAACTTGCTTCGTGACTATAATAAATATTCTCGTCTCACTTCACACAGCTCCTTTAGATCCCGTTCTTCTGGTCCGAGTTCTCAGCAAAGTTTGGCTTGCCTTTCTTCTCCTTCCTTGAGTCTGAGCAGTTTACAGTCATCAGATAGTAGCAGTTTTTCTCCTAAGGCTTCCAAGTCTGTAAACAATAGACCTATGAGTGCTAAACGCAATCCAGGTTCCCAGGTCAACCATGTTAAACATGGCTCTTACTAGCTGTTGTAATTTCAGGcttttgttaacagttttatatgtaaatatccaGTACTaaacttttatgaaataataattggCAGAAACATGTACCCACACTTACATTCCTGCAGTTGTTGTACAAAAAGAtaagttgaaatgtttaattgTGATTCTAATATTTGATCTTATGTAAGGTTTTtgtgaacaatttaaaataacattatctaCAGTTCTAAtttatcaaacagtttaaaataataatatccttATTTAGTGTTGTTTAGAATACTAGAGAAAAAACATGTATATTGAATTCATGGTGTGTACAGCtatattttccatatttacaAACCATATAATCATGTCtatttgatgttttgttgttAACTGACATATGCATTTTTCTTGATGATAAGCTGAAAATTATAGCAATTATATATGTAACTGCAGGGGTTTTAAAAAGTGACTTTGAAAAGGGTTACATGTTCATCTATTCCAGAGAATCAAatagaatttttatatttgtgttaggaGGTAACAGAATCAAAATTTATGATCTACTAACAGAGAATGACTTACTACTGTTTAGTTGATGGAGATGAAAAGAAACAAGGAAGTCAGTACTGTGAATACAATCAGGAAAATGAATCTAGTCTAGCAATGTTTAGCAAATTATAATCTTATAATTTTGGATGACTCCTATGGATctttttaatgcatttttttccattttaaactGTATAAACACCATCTACAGTGAAATTACATAAACTTTAGAaatgtgtatttctaataatTAGCTGTTATCATAACTTTCTGGTATTCAACTTGAACATAGAGGTGGGATACTAACTTGACTAACAAATGCAACTGACTACCTATGAACATCCATTATGTTGACATGTGTCACACAGAATACATTAATTGACAAAACTACTGATTAGAGTTGATTAATgtcataaaaaaaatgaattattcagTAATAGtttctaattatgaaatattgCTCTTATGATATCTCATTATTGTATTccttgtttttcatattaaacaattaaagccattattcacaaaaaataatacactAATCAAACTTAGTATttccaataattaatatttttggttattcCAGCTATCAGTTTTGTGAGAATGACCAATTAATTGAAAGTAATTGATTAATGAGCCCAGTGATTAATTTcacaaattccactatttgtccAATTGAAATGGTGTACATACCTCCAGGAAACATTTCTGAGGGTAAGCAAGAACTTCAAAAACGATAAAACGAAATCAACCCTACATCTCAAAACTGGAAGGCATCTTTAGTGAGTTGAAATATATTCCAAGTATACGTATAATTGTTggttaaagtttatattaatataagtaaattCGTTAGTAAACTATATGTATCAGGGGTATACCACTGGTTCAATGTTCTGATTGGTTTAAAAAGGTTAGGACCAATGGCTATAACAACTTTAGTGCTATTATAAGTCACGCTTATTTGTGTAGGTTACTTATCATGGTGTCACCATTAATattaagcaaatattaaaaaaatataacaacataaatcATAAAATTGCACTAAACACGATAAGTACAGGAACTTgcattagttatatttatttatttgccaaATGTCAGAAAGTGtgaataatgttttgtaaaaatacagagACTGGGATTCTGATGTATAATGGTTTCTACTTTTGTTCTAGTTGTCAGTTAAATATTCCAGTTTAGTCCAGgtattatttatatcagtgatcTCTAGTCCAGTTTTACaacttttatgtatataataagtCATTGAAATCAGTCACACTATACTAATCTAATTTATACtagcaaataaaacattacatgatATAGGCCACCTGAGGTATGTAAATAAACTACTGATGATAGACAAGGTTTGAGTAGCACCTCTGTTTTTAACCATGGACACTGAAGTGTGTACAGAGAACTTTAACAGAGgaataaattatatgttgttATACCCTGGATGAACAACTTTAACAGAGGGATAAACTATATGTTACTGTAAGCTCTGGATACACAACTTTAACAGAGGGATAAACTATATGTTACTGTATGTTCTGGATGGACAACTTTAACAGAGGGATAAACTATATGTTACTGTAAGCTCTGGATAGACAACTTTAACAGAGGGATAAACTATATGTTACTGTAAGCTCTGGATACACAACTTTAACAGAGGGATAAACTATATATTACTGGAAGCTCTGGATAGACAACTTTAACAGAGGgataaaatatatgttactgTAAGCTCTGGATAGACAACGTTTACAGGAGGATAAACTATATCTTACCGTAAGGCAACTTTTAGATTGATATAAATAATACTGAATCCTGAAGAAAGGCAGTCATAAAAACAATGGAACACACTGTTTCATAAGCTATCAAAGTAATTTTTGACACAGGACAACAGTGTCCactatttgatttgtttttgacaGTCATATATAAGATAAAACCAGAATGTATGTTCACAGATTAAAGATTGCAGCTACATGGAAGAGAgaattaggatttttttttctatacaaaaGTCTTAAGTTTCTTAATAtggtttgtaatttaaatatttcatttcagtttttccCATAATAGTCAATACTTTAGGACTCATAAATCACATAGGTAACAATCTTCCTTATCAGGGGTGATGACATTTGGTGATGGAGCACTCCTCATGTTTTGACTTGAACACAAACCTAAAATATATAGTTCATCCACTTTAGTATCTTCTAAGTTTGTGCTTAAAAATCCCTTGATACATCAGCACACACTGACATTCTTTCAGCAGGAATTTTCTTCCAAACTCATGCTCAAAACTGCTTCTGTACCAATTTGAAATGGCACTTGTCATGATTCCAATTGCATCTATGAATTGCTACAATTACTTACATAATTTATCATATGAATTACAACACCACCATAAACTATCAGAAAACTTGGAATTAGTGAAACTAGTTTCAAAACACTTGTAAATTCTCTTCAGTGTTTCCTTGTCATCTAGCAGTAGCTGGATAATAGAAGGACTTTGAATTTATGTaagtaaactgtttaatataaagTGACTGTGGGAGATGTTGAAATTAAGCAGGAGTTTGATGGAACAACTATTGTCAAATTTTATgtagttacttttatatatttattgaagcTCTACTGTAGTAAATTACAAGATTTATTTATCAGCTATGAGACTTCACTGTAGTAGAAAGAAACATAAGAACCACAAGATTTATTTATAAGCTGTGAGACTTCACTGAAGTAGAGAGGAACATAATAAccacaatatttatttatcagcCATGAAGCCTGACTGCAGCAGAGAGACATAAGAACcacaagtttttatttatcaGCCATGAAGCCTGACTGCAGCAGAGAGAGACATAAGAACcacaagtttttatttatcaGCCATGAAGCTTGACTGCAGTAGAGAGGAACATAAGAACAAGATTTATGTATCAACTATGAAGCTTCACTACAGTAGAGAGAATTACATAAAGTAATGTTGTTAAATATACTGGATGACACTTGAAAAGTATGGTAACCTAT is from Tachypleus tridentatus isolate NWPU-2018 chromosome 2, ASM421037v1, whole genome shotgun sequence and encodes:
- the LOC143243871 gene encoding uncharacterized protein LOC143243871 isoform X1, which produces MTSCLNVGLGDCQDDLDIKGEIDFDFFDAPEKSKSWEGNPNSESGRPQTLEIEHCLLSHSNHKLPGEKSTVAEAQNEINPSYWECDTLDYNESVGAVSKYASGYFHSHSEACGCNVLSCPRFSTSEDLDASGSLRRKKVIETIIPCPCEHDCLNAQQNSDLCRAARIGCELCVCISPHKCVSSDTKDKNKYENTDKTDRASPTSSLSTSDSDDFASEDSLDGLSESDSITDVTPLSSPYWCDSPLPQCKSYKCLPCETNESEQTKESYREGPSNEQVIKKQENVKFSESQDWQSENLQELDELNQVVEALQALETRNKRTNIKERNCVTPPVLKGRKNMSFSNQQVHQIDQENQRLLRKILAQQNRSKAQCGAGSRPTYTASSAINRRRQQRQIESDNLVFNFQMLLKRLESAKPSAHLSRTNLLRDYNKYSRLTSHSSFRSRSSGPSSQQSLACLSSPSLSLSSLQSSDSSSFSPKASKSVNNRPMSAKRNPGSQVNHVKHGSY
- the LOC143243871 gene encoding uncharacterized protein LOC143243871 isoform X2 — encoded protein: MTSCLNVGLGDCQDDLDIKGEIDFDFFDAPEKSKSWEGNPNSESGRPQTLEIEHCLLSHSNHKLPGEKSTVAEAQNEINPSYWECDTLDYNESVGAVSKYASGYFHSHSEACGCNVLSCPRFSTSEDLDASGSLRRKKVIETIIPCPCEHDCLNAQQNSDLCRAARIGCELCVCISPHKCVSSDTKDKNKYENTDKTDRASPTSSLSTSDSDDFASEDSLDGLSESDSITDVTPLSSPYWCDSPLPQCKSYKCLPCETNESEQTKESYREGPSNEQVIKKQENVKFSESQDWQSENLQELDELNQVVEALQALETRNKRTNIKERNCVTPPVLKGRKNMSFSNQQVHQIDQENQRLLRKILAQQNRSKAQCGAGSRPTYTASSAINRRRQQRQIESDNLMLLKRLESAKPSAHLSRTNLLRDYNKYSRLTSHSSFRSRSSGPSSQQSLACLSSPSLSLSSLQSSDSSSFSPKASKSVNNRPMSAKRNPGSQVNHVKHGSY